Proteins encoded together in one Miscanthus floridulus cultivar M001 chromosome 16, ASM1932011v1, whole genome shotgun sequence window:
- the LOC136513674 gene encoding putative disease resistance protein RGA3 isoform X1 — protein MTNSHFLVSIPVSVKHTDQRPPSPLSQEEEQKALPHLAASKCHPVVALLLLLCVSFTWGLGKSFFDIMSGMETALASGVLKVAGDKLVSLLATEFAAITGVQRDLSELKVIHAEITGWLSAACDRAIQSEPQSLWVVKLKDVAYDIDDVLQEVQLEAEKQKMERDDDKSGIAGCFCAKPKTFAFRYKMAHKIKAIKVRFAAIVKQRSDVNTLFPRDEHVGTGYRTVGEMSWLSKVPESKIALRDQEKDEIISKLVECNAGENSMIVSIVGLGGSGKTTLAKHICHDVKIKEHFGDEIFWVHVSQEFDVQKLIGKLFQTIVGDNSDRHPPQQMVQKISEKLNNKKFLLILDDAWHEDRHDWEQFMVQLKCGTPETRIMLTTRDRKVAEAVESGYTFELAFLPESESWNLFLKGSGWAEQDLSSDDVQVGKEIIKGCGGVPLAIQTLGAVLRDKKQKSTWRAIRDNNLWNVQSINDRVFASLKLSYIHLADELKQCFTFCSIFPKGYGIQKDRLIAQWIAHGFINAMNGEQPEDIGRDYLDSLVKVRFLQKPYESWDTDIYNMHDLIHDLTRQILKDELVTCVPIHTTEKFTHNRYLSLTSFPENVDKGLFDKVRALYISESKPSFDTTVKNSCCMRSVVLDYAIDTPFSLFILQFEYLGYLEIHNVSCTTVPEAISRCWNLQSLHFVNCKGFVTLPESVGKLRKLRTLELRRVTDLESLPQSIGDFYVLQSLQLYDCSKLREIPSSLGRIGNLCVLDIKFCSSLQQLPSDIIGEFKNLRTLNLSVTKVTMLPQWVTSIDTLECICLGACKELRELPKGIANLKRLEVLNIGGCSKLCYLPSGLGQLTHLRELGLFVVGCGADDARISELENLDMIGGRLEITNLKYLKNPSDAEKACLKRKSNIRDLVLNWSFSDTEEELVSDMEHDWGVLNALEPPSQIERLEIFGYRGPCLPGWMMKQNDSSYNEDGIMLKQTIASHFLCLTRLTLKGFPNLRHMRGFVELPSLKTLELDEMPNLEELWTTSSGFETGEKELAAQFLFPVLFRLEIRGCPKLNVSPYFPPSLDHMSLSRINAQLLSTGRFSRQLPSMHRLKSLVLMEVTGSSSGWELLQHLTKLKELVIYCCNDLTQLPESMRNLTSLERLIICGCPAVGTLPDWLGELHSLRRLELSTDDLKQFPEAIQHLTSLEHLRIISGPALTVLPEWIGQLSALRELRIEHSPALRYLPQSIQRLTALEELHIYSCPDLAGRYKRGAGPDCHLVSHIPRVYCRE, from the exons ATGACCAACTCACACTTTTTGGTGTCAATCCCAGTGAGCGTCAAGCATACTGATCAAAGGCCTCCTTCACctctttcacaagaagaagaacaaaaagccCTCCCTCATCTGGCGGCATCAAAGTGTCATCCTGTCGTTGCTCTACTGCTGCTACTGTGTGTGTCCTTCACCTG GGGTTTAGGCAAGAGTTTCTTTGACATAATGAGTGGGATGGAGACTGCTTTAGCATCTGGAGTGTTGAAGGTTGCAGGTGACAAGCTAGTTTCACTGTTAGCCACTGAGTTTGCTGCCATAACCGGTGTACAAAGAGATCTCTCCGAGCTCAAGGTTATACacgcagagattacaggctggcTGTCGGCAGCATGTGACAGAGCAATACAGagtgagccacagtctctctggGTTGTAAAATTGAAAGATGTGGCTTATGACATTGACGATGTACTACAAGAAGTCCAGCTAGAAGCTGAGAAACAGAAGATGGAAAGAGATGATGACAAGAGTGGTATAGCTGGCTGCTTCTGTGCAAAACCAAAGACATTTGCATTCCGATACAAGATGGCTCATAAGATCAAGGCAATCAAGGTGAGATTTGCTGCAATCGTCAAGCAAAGAAGTGATGTCAATACTTTATTTCCAAGGGATGAACATGTTGGTACTGGGTACAGGACAGTTGGAGAGATGTCCTGGTTGAGCAAGGTTCCAGagtccaaaatagcccttagggATCAAGAAAAGGATGAAATCATATCTAAGCTTGTAGAATGTAATGCTGGAGAGAACAGCATGATAGTTTCTATCGTCGGATTAGGGGGGTCAGGCAAAACTACTTTGGCCAAACACATTTGCCATGACGTCAAGATAAAGGAGCACTTTGGAGATGAAATATTCTGGGTCCATGTGTCTCAAGAGTTTGATGTTCAGAAGCTCATCGGCAAGCTATTTCAAACAATTGTTGGAGATAATTCAGATCGTCATCCCCCGCAGCAAATGGTCCAAAAAATCTCCGAGAAGTTGAACAATAAGAAGTTTCTTCTTATCCTTGATGATGCTTGGCATGAGGACAGACATGACTGGGAACAGTTCATGGTGCAGCTAAAATGTGGCACACCTGAAACAAGGATTATGTTAACCACTCGTGATCGAAAGGTTGCAGAAGCTGTGGAATCAGGATATACATTTGAGTTGGCATTCTTACCAGAGTCTGAGAGTTGGAACTTATTCCTGAAGGGTTCTGGGTGGGCAGAGCAAGATTTGAGCTCCGATGATGTACAAGTCGGAAAAGAGATTATCAAGGGATGTGGTGGGGTGCCGCTAGCAATTCAAACTCTTGGAGCAGTCCTTCGTGACAAGAAGCAAAAAAGTACGTGGAGGGCCATAAGAGATAATAATTTATGGAATGTTCAGAGTATAAATGACAGAGTGTTTGCATCCTTGAAGTTGAGCTATATTCACTTGGCAGATGAACTGAAGCAGTGCTTTACGTTTTGCTCCATATTCCCGAAGGGCTATGGAATCCAGAAAGATCGTTTGATTGCCCAATGGATAGCTCATGGATTCATCAATGCAATGAATGGAGAGCAACCCGAAGATATCGGAAGAGACTACTTAGATTCTCTTGTAAAAGTCAGGTTTCTTCAGAAACCTTATGAGAGCTGGGATACTGATATATACAACATGCATGATTTGATCCATGATCTCACTCGACAGATACTAAAGGATGAACTGGTGACTTGTGTACCAATTCATACAACAGAAAAATTTACTCATAATAGATATTTATCTTTGACTTCATTCCCTGAGAATGTTGACAAGGGATTATTTGACAAGGTCCGTGCTCTATATATCTCTGAAAGTAAGCCATCTTTTGATACCACAGTGAAGAATAGTTGTTGTATGCGCAGTGTTGTTTTGGACTATGCAATTGATACTCCGTTTTCACTATTCATATTACAGTTTGAGTATCTTGGGTATCTTGAAATCCACAATGTTAGTTGTACAACAGTTCCAGAAGCTATCTCAAGGTGTTGGAACTTGCAGTCACTCCATTTTGTTAACTGCAAAGGTTTTGTGACATTACCTGAGTCCGTTGGAAAGCTTCGGAAGCTAAGGACTCTAGAGTTGCGTCGGGTTACTGATCTTGAGAGTTTGCCTCAGTCCATTGGTGACTTTTATGTTCTTCAGTCCTTGCAACTATATGACTGCAGCAAGCTCCGAGAGATACCAAGCTCTTTAGGTAGAATTGGAAACCTATGTGTACTTGATATAAAGTTTTGTTCATCTCTGCAACAACTACCGTCAGACATCATTGGGGAGTTCAAAAACTTGCGAACTCTGAACCTTTCTGTCACCAAAGTTACCATGCTACCTCAATGGGTTACATCGATTGATACTCTAGAATGTATTTGCCTCGGGGCATGCAAGGAGCTACGGGAGTTGCCTAAGGGCATAGCAAACTTGAAAAGGCTTGAAGTTTTGAACATAGGGGGTTGTAGTAAACTGTGCTACTTACCATCAGGGTTGGGACAGCTGACCCATTTAAGAGAGCTGGGATTGTTTGTTGTTGGGTGTGGTGCAGATGATGCGAGGATCTCAGAGCTAGAAAACCTTGATATGATAGGTGGTCGCTTGGAAATTACCAACCTTAAGTATTTGAAGAATCCAAGTGATGCAGAGAAGGCTTGCTTGAAGCGGAAGAGTAACATACGAGACTTGGTGCTGAACTGGTCTTTCAGTGATACCGAAGAAGAGTTGGTATCAGATATGGAACATGATTGGGGTGTGCTGAACGCTCTTGAACCACCATCGCAAATTGAGCGCTTGGAAATCTTTGGTTACAGAGGCCCCTGCTTGCCAGGATGGATGATGAAGCAAAATGATTCTTCATATAATGAAGATGGCATAATGCTGAAGCAAACTATTGCATCCCATTTTCTTTGTTTAACTAGGTTAACGCTAAAAGGATTTCCAAACTTGAGGCATATGAGAGGATTTGTTGAGTTGCCTTCACTGAAGACCCTTGAGCTGGACGAAATGCCTAATTTAGAGGAGCTGTGGACTACATCAAGTGGTTTTGAAACTGGGGAGAAGGAATTGGCAGCACAATTTCTTTTCCCTGTCCTGTTCAGGCTAGAAATACGTGGCTGCCCGAAATTAAATGTGAGCCCCTACTTTCCACCATCGTTGGACCATATGTCTTTATCCAGAATCAATGCGCAGCTGCTATCCACAGGAAGGTTCTCCCGTCAGCTGCCCAGCATGCATCGCCTCAAGAGTCTAGTGCTAATGGAAGTTACAGGATCATCATCTGGCTGGGAACTGCTGCAGCACCTCACTAAGCTGAAAGAGTTGGTAATTTACTGTTGCAATGACCTGACACAGTTACCAGAGAGCATGCGGAACCTCACCTCTCTCGAGCGTCTCATCATCTGCGGATGCCCCGCCGTCGGCACGTTGCCTGACTGGCTTGGAGAACTGCATTCTCTGCGACGCCTTGAACTGAGTACGGACGATTTGAAGCAGTTCCCAGAGGCGATTCAGCACCTCACCTCGCTTGAACATCTCCGCATTATATCAGGTCCTGCACTGACGGTGCTGCCGGAGTGGATTGGACAACTCTCTGCGCTTCGTGAGCTTCGTATCGAGCATTCCCCTGCCCTTCGATACTTGCCCCAATCCATACAACGCCTAACTGCTCTTGAGGAATTGCACATTTATAGTTGCCCTGATTTGGCGGGACGTTACAAGCGAGGGGCAGGGCCCGACTGCCACCTTGTCAGTCACATTCCTAGGGTGTACTGTAGGGAGTAA
- the LOC136513674 gene encoding putative disease resistance protein RGA1 isoform X2 — MTNSHFLVSIPVSVKHTDQRPPSPLSQEEEQKALPHLAASKCHPVVALLLLLCVSFTWGLGKSFFDIMSGMETALASGVLKVAGDKLVSLLATEFAAITGVQRDLSELKVIHAEITGWLSAACDRAIQSEPQSLWVVKLKDVAYDIDDVLQEVQLEAEKQKMERDDDKSGIAGCFCAKPKTFAFRYKMAHKIKAIKVRFAAIVKQRSDVNTLFPRDEHVGTGYRTVGEMSWLSKVPESKIALRDQEKDEIISKLVECNAGENSMIVSIVGLGGSGKTTLAKHICHDVKIKEHFGDEIFWVHVSQEFDVQKLIGKLFQTIVGDNSDRHPPQQMVQKISEKLNNKKFLLILDDAWHEDRHDWEQFMVQLKCGTPETRIMLTTRDRKVAEAVESGYTFELAFLPESESWNLFLKGSGWAEQDLSSDDVQVGKEIIKGCGGVPLAIQTLGAVLRDKKQKSTWRAIRDNNLWNVQSINDRVFASLKLSYIHLADELKQCFTFCSIFPKGYGIQKDRLIAQWIAHGFINAMNGEQPEDIGRDYLDSLVKVRFLQKPYESWDTDIYNMHDLIHDLTRQILKDELVTCVPIHTTEKFTHNRYLSLTSFPENVDKGLFDKVRALYISESKPSFDTTVKNSCCMRSVVLDYAIDTPFSLFILQFEYLGYLEIHNVSCTTVPEAISRCWNLQSLHFVNCKGFVTLPESVGKLRKLRTLELRRVTDLESLPQSIGDFYVLQSLQLYDCSKLREIPSSLGRIGNLCVLDIKFCSSLQQLPSDIIGEFKNLRTLNLSVTKVTMLPQWVTSIDTLECICLGACKELRELPKGIANLKRLEVLNIGGCSKLCYLPSGLGQLTHLRELGLFVVGCGADDARISELENLDMIGGRLEITNLKYLKNPSDAEKACLKRKSNIRDLVLNWSFSDTEEELVSDMEHDWGVLNALEPPSQIERLEIFGYRGPCLPGWMMKQNDSSYNEDGIMLKQTIASHFLCLTRLTLKGFPNLRHMRGFVELPSLKTLELDEMPNLEELWTTSSGFETGEKELAAQFLFPVLFRLEIRGCPKLNASCQRLYKNVKLLTAKEREE; from the exons ATGACCAACTCACACTTTTTGGTGTCAATCCCAGTGAGCGTCAAGCATACTGATCAAAGGCCTCCTTCACctctttcacaagaagaagaacaaaaagccCTCCCTCATCTGGCGGCATCAAAGTGTCATCCTGTCGTTGCTCTACTGCTGCTACTGTGTGTGTCCTTCACCTG GGGTTTAGGCAAGAGTTTCTTTGACATAATGAGTGGGATGGAGACTGCTTTAGCATCTGGAGTGTTGAAGGTTGCAGGTGACAAGCTAGTTTCACTGTTAGCCACTGAGTTTGCTGCCATAACCGGTGTACAAAGAGATCTCTCCGAGCTCAAGGTTATACacgcagagattacaggctggcTGTCGGCAGCATGTGACAGAGCAATACAGagtgagccacagtctctctggGTTGTAAAATTGAAAGATGTGGCTTATGACATTGACGATGTACTACAAGAAGTCCAGCTAGAAGCTGAGAAACAGAAGATGGAAAGAGATGATGACAAGAGTGGTATAGCTGGCTGCTTCTGTGCAAAACCAAAGACATTTGCATTCCGATACAAGATGGCTCATAAGATCAAGGCAATCAAGGTGAGATTTGCTGCAATCGTCAAGCAAAGAAGTGATGTCAATACTTTATTTCCAAGGGATGAACATGTTGGTACTGGGTACAGGACAGTTGGAGAGATGTCCTGGTTGAGCAAGGTTCCAGagtccaaaatagcccttagggATCAAGAAAAGGATGAAATCATATCTAAGCTTGTAGAATGTAATGCTGGAGAGAACAGCATGATAGTTTCTATCGTCGGATTAGGGGGGTCAGGCAAAACTACTTTGGCCAAACACATTTGCCATGACGTCAAGATAAAGGAGCACTTTGGAGATGAAATATTCTGGGTCCATGTGTCTCAAGAGTTTGATGTTCAGAAGCTCATCGGCAAGCTATTTCAAACAATTGTTGGAGATAATTCAGATCGTCATCCCCCGCAGCAAATGGTCCAAAAAATCTCCGAGAAGTTGAACAATAAGAAGTTTCTTCTTATCCTTGATGATGCTTGGCATGAGGACAGACATGACTGGGAACAGTTCATGGTGCAGCTAAAATGTGGCACACCTGAAACAAGGATTATGTTAACCACTCGTGATCGAAAGGTTGCAGAAGCTGTGGAATCAGGATATACATTTGAGTTGGCATTCTTACCAGAGTCTGAGAGTTGGAACTTATTCCTGAAGGGTTCTGGGTGGGCAGAGCAAGATTTGAGCTCCGATGATGTACAAGTCGGAAAAGAGATTATCAAGGGATGTGGTGGGGTGCCGCTAGCAATTCAAACTCTTGGAGCAGTCCTTCGTGACAAGAAGCAAAAAAGTACGTGGAGGGCCATAAGAGATAATAATTTATGGAATGTTCAGAGTATAAATGACAGAGTGTTTGCATCCTTGAAGTTGAGCTATATTCACTTGGCAGATGAACTGAAGCAGTGCTTTACGTTTTGCTCCATATTCCCGAAGGGCTATGGAATCCAGAAAGATCGTTTGATTGCCCAATGGATAGCTCATGGATTCATCAATGCAATGAATGGAGAGCAACCCGAAGATATCGGAAGAGACTACTTAGATTCTCTTGTAAAAGTCAGGTTTCTTCAGAAACCTTATGAGAGCTGGGATACTGATATATACAACATGCATGATTTGATCCATGATCTCACTCGACAGATACTAAAGGATGAACTGGTGACTTGTGTACCAATTCATACAACAGAAAAATTTACTCATAATAGATATTTATCTTTGACTTCATTCCCTGAGAATGTTGACAAGGGATTATTTGACAAGGTCCGTGCTCTATATATCTCTGAAAGTAAGCCATCTTTTGATACCACAGTGAAGAATAGTTGTTGTATGCGCAGTGTTGTTTTGGACTATGCAATTGATACTCCGTTTTCACTATTCATATTACAGTTTGAGTATCTTGGGTATCTTGAAATCCACAATGTTAGTTGTACAACAGTTCCAGAAGCTATCTCAAGGTGTTGGAACTTGCAGTCACTCCATTTTGTTAACTGCAAAGGTTTTGTGACATTACCTGAGTCCGTTGGAAAGCTTCGGAAGCTAAGGACTCTAGAGTTGCGTCGGGTTACTGATCTTGAGAGTTTGCCTCAGTCCATTGGTGACTTTTATGTTCTTCAGTCCTTGCAACTATATGACTGCAGCAAGCTCCGAGAGATACCAAGCTCTTTAGGTAGAATTGGAAACCTATGTGTACTTGATATAAAGTTTTGTTCATCTCTGCAACAACTACCGTCAGACATCATTGGGGAGTTCAAAAACTTGCGAACTCTGAACCTTTCTGTCACCAAAGTTACCATGCTACCTCAATGGGTTACATCGATTGATACTCTAGAATGTATTTGCCTCGGGGCATGCAAGGAGCTACGGGAGTTGCCTAAGGGCATAGCAAACTTGAAAAGGCTTGAAGTTTTGAACATAGGGGGTTGTAGTAAACTGTGCTACTTACCATCAGGGTTGGGACAGCTGACCCATTTAAGAGAGCTGGGATTGTTTGTTGTTGGGTGTGGTGCAGATGATGCGAGGATCTCAGAGCTAGAAAACCTTGATATGATAGGTGGTCGCTTGGAAATTACCAACCTTAAGTATTTGAAGAATCCAAGTGATGCAGAGAAGGCTTGCTTGAAGCGGAAGAGTAACATACGAGACTTGGTGCTGAACTGGTCTTTCAGTGATACCGAAGAAGAGTTGGTATCAGATATGGAACATGATTGGGGTGTGCTGAACGCTCTTGAACCACCATCGCAAATTGAGCGCTTGGAAATCTTTGGTTACAGAGGCCCCTGCTTGCCAGGATGGATGATGAAGCAAAATGATTCTTCATATAATGAAGATGGCATAATGCTGAAGCAAACTATTGCATCCCATTTTCTTTGTTTAACTAGGTTAACGCTAAAAGGATTTCCAAACTTGAGGCATATGAGAGGATTTGTTGAGTTGCCTTCACTGAAGACCCTTGAGCTGGACGAAATGCCTAATTTAGAGGAGCTGTGGACTACATCAAGTGGTTTTGAAACTGGGGAGAAGGAATTGGCAGCACAATTTCTTTTCCCTGTCCTGTTCAGGCTAGAAATACGTGGCTGCCCGAAATTAAAT
- the LOC136513360 gene encoding outer envelope pore protein 16, chloroplastic-like, giving the protein MPRGGFSGSLRSPKIDVVIDMGNPFLNRTVDGFLKIGAVGACKVAAEETFECLHRGDVSKHRIEHALKKMCKEGAYWGTVAGVYVGMVYGVERVRGRSDWKNAMIGGALSGALISGASNNHRNKIIKDAITAGAAATAVEFINCLT; this is encoded by the exons ATGCCCCGCGGCGGCTTCTCGGGGTCCCTCAGGTCGCCCAAGATCGACGTCGTCATCGACATGGGGAACCCCTTCCTCAACCGCACCGTCGACGGCTTCCTCAAGATCGGCGCCGTCGGCGCTTGCAAGGTGGCCGCCGAGGAGACCTTCGAGTGCCTCCACAGGG GGGATGTTTCAAAGCACAGGATTGAGCATGCC CTGAAGAAGATGTGCAAGGAGGGTGCATATTGGG GTACCGTTGCTGGAGTTTATGTGGGCATGGTATATGGTGTGGAAAGGGTCCGTGGTCGCAGCGACTGG AAGAATGCGATGATCGGAGGCGCCTTATCCGGTGCCCTCATCTCCGGCGCCAGCAACAACCACAGAAACAAGATCATCAAGGATGCCATTACCGCCGGCGCGGCCGCAACAGCCGTGGAGTTCATCAACTGCCTTACCTAG
- the LOC136510303 gene encoding uncharacterized protein, translating to METSDHWPCSIEISTEIPAAKIFRCENFWLQHDNFKNIVQQAWTAPTQPQEPARRLTAKFKKLKSVLRTWSANISSLSLLIKHVKSLIYLFETMELLRDLSIQEWNFRNILDDRLVSLLRMQKAYWKQRSKVAWVREGDAGTKLFHAHATVRHRRNTIASLLDDNNIPITEHNQKAELIWDAFKQRLGISEFMGMDFDLEDLLTFHLDLSTLEDDFGAKEINSIILELLTDKSPGPDGFNNEFIKKCWSFIAQDF from the coding sequence ATGGAAACTTCTGACCACTGGCCCTGTTCCATTGAGATCAGTACTGAAATTCCTGCAGCAAAGATTTTCAGATGTGAAAACTTCTGGCTTCAGCATGACAACTTCAAAAACATTGTGCAGCAAGCTTGGACAGCACCCACCCAACCACAAGAACCAGCAAGACGATTGACAGCTAAGTTTAAAAAATTGAAGAGTGTGTTAAGAACCTGGAGTGCCAATATTTCCTCCCTCAGCCTgctcatcaagcatgtcaaatCCCTCATTTATCTCTTTGAAACTATGGAACTGCTCAGGGATTTAAGTATTCAAGAATGGAATTTCAGAAATATTTTGGATGACAGGCTGGTCTCTCTTCTCAGGATGCAGAAGGCTTACTGGAAACAAAGGAGCAAAGTTGCTTGGGTCAGAGAGGGTGATGCAGGAACCAAACTGTTCCATGCACATGCCACTGTAAGACACAGAAGGAATACAATTGCATCTCTGTTGGATGACAATAACATCCCTATCACTGAACATAATCAGAAGGCAGAACTCATTTGGGATGCCTTTAAGCAGAGGCTGGGAATTTCTGAATTCATGGGTATGGATTTTGACCTAGAGGACCTGCTCACCTTTCACCTTGATCTGAGTACCTTGGAGGATGATTTCGGTGCTAAAGAGATTAACAGCATTATCCTAGAATTGCTAACTGACAAATCTCCTGGGCCTGATGGCTTTAACAACGAATTCATCAAGAAATGCTGGTCCTTCATTGCTCAGGACTTTTAG